One segment of Deltaproteobacteria bacterium DNA contains the following:
- a CDS encoding spermidine synthase encodes MSRGSGAGRAVAIAVVFALSGMAGLAYEIVWVRQITLLIGSTTWAVSLTVAGFLLGLTLGALLGGRLADRSRRWLFLYGAMEVAVGIFGVA; translated from the coding sequence ATGAGCAGGGGAAGCGGAGCCGGGCGAGCGGTGGCCATCGCGGTCGTCTTCGCGCTCTCCGGCATGGCTGGCCTGGCCTACGAGATCGTCTGGGTCCGGCAGATCACCCTCCTCATCGGGAGCACCACCTGGGCCGTGTCCCTGACGGTGGCCGGCTTCCTCCTGGGGCTGACCCTCGGGGCGCTCCTGGGGGGGAGGCTGGCGGACCGCTCCCGCCGCTGGCTCTTCCTCTACGGGGCGATGGAGGTGGCGGTCGGGATCTTCGGGGTGGC